DNA from Scheffersomyces stipitis CBS 6054 chromosome 1, whole genome shotgun sequence:
ACAGTCTTCTTCGGCTTCTACATCCCCATCGCCTACGCCCTTTGCAGAGAGCTTAAGCGAGGATAACGAGCCACGTCCCAGCGAAGCGGTGTTCGGCCGGAAGCCTTCCATCGTGCCTATTTATGCTGACGACTCGTCTACAGAGTCAATCAACAGCATCGGACATCCTGTAAAGCCTAAAGCAATTCATCACTTCAGAAGGTCTTCTGTAGACGACTCTTATCTCCGGCCCAAGAAGTTCTACATCAGCAACGTAGAAGCTACGCTTGATGAGTTGTTGCATAATGAAGATACCGACCGTAACTGCCAGATCACCATTGAAGATACCGGGCCGAAGGTATTGCGCTTGGGAACTGCCAACTCTAATGGCTTCAACCAGGCGGCTATCAGGGGTACCTATATGTTGAGTAACTTGCTCCAAGAGTTAACTATTGCCCAACGTTTTGGCAGAAAAGAGATGATCCTAGATGAACAACGTCTTAACGAAAACCCCGTTGCCAGAATGAAGCGTCTCATATCGACCCAGTTCTGGAAGTCGTTGACAAGGCAGATCACGGCAGAAAACATCGTAGACATGGCTAGAGACACCAAGATCAAAGAAACTTACGTAGACCAACACGGAGTCCTCCATGAGGATGCGGAATCGCACCGTATATACGTCCCATACAACCGTAAGGACCAATATGACTACTATATGTCAATCAAAGAAAGCAGACAGGATGTCTTCTTTGATGTACAATACTTGCCGGAAGTCATAGATTCGGTTTACATAAGATCCATCAACAAAAAGCCTGGTTTACTTgctttggcttcttctccagaccCTAAGGACCCCAAGAAAATGATTAACCAGCCTTATGTTGTCCCCGGCGGTAGATTCAACGAGTTGTACGGCTGGGATTCGTACATGGAGACTATTGGATTATTAACCGATGTCACTCCCAAGGACCAAGAACATCTCAGATTAGCCCGGGGCATGACGGAAAACTTCATCTACGAGATCCACCACTACGGCAAGATTCTTAACGCCAACAGGTCCTACTATTTGGGCAGATCCCAGCCTCCCTTCTTGACGGATATGGCTCTTAGAGTATTCGACAAGACTGTAGAAGTAGACCCGGGTAGGAAAGTAGAAGCGTTGGATTTTCTCAAGAGAGCGACCGTAGCAGCCGTTAAAGAATACAAGACCATCTGGTGTGCCAAACCTCGTTTAGATGAGAAGTCTGGTTTATCATGCTACCACCCTGATGGTTTGGGAGTTCCACCAGAGACTGAATCTTCTCACTTCAACGCTGTGTTGAAGCCGTACGCagaaaagtacaagatTTCACAGGACGAGTTCATCGAGAAGTACAATGCAGAGATCATCAAGGAACCTGAATTGGACGAGTATTTCCTTCATGACAGAGCTGTGAGAGAATCTGGTCACGACACCACGTATAGATTGGAGGGTAGATGTGCTTATTTAGCTACTGTAGACTTGAATGCTTTGTTGTACAAGTACGAGAATGATATCGCATTTATCATCCAGAACCACTTTGGGGGGAAGTTGGAATGCAACGGAGAAATCGAGGAGCCGGAAGTTTGGGTAGCCAGGGCAATCAAGAGAGTGGAACGAGTCAACAAGTATTTATGgaacgaagaagattccATGTACTACGACTATgacatcaagaaag
Protein-coding regions in this window:
- the NTH2 gene encoding Neutral trehalase (Alpha,alpha-trehalase) (Alpha,alpha-trehalose glucohydrolase) gives rise to the protein MFNPFRHRRSSSSSGDDDPFDLAENYYGPKNAPISKMGRVRTFSVFETKPRNQIFDFAEDAIKEQSSSASTSPSPTPFAESLSEDNEPRPSEAVFGRKPSIVPIYADDSSTESINSIGHPVKPKAIHHFRRSSVDDSYLRPKKFYISNVEATLDELLHNEDTDRNCQITIEDTGPKVLRLGTANSNGFNQAAIRGTYMLSNLLQELTIAQRFGRKEMILDEQRLNENPVARMKRLISTQFWKSLTRQITAENIVDMARDTKIKETYVDQHGVLHEDAESHRIYVPYNRKDQYDYYMSIKESRQDVFFDVQYLPEVIDSVYIRSINKKPGLLALASSPDPKDPKKMINQPYVVPGGRFNELYGWDSYMETIGLLTDVTPKDQEHLRLARGMTENFIYEIHHYGKILNANRSYYLGRSQPPFLTDMALRVFDKTVEVDPGRKVEALDFLKRATVAAVKEYKTIWCAKPRLDEKSGLSCYHPDGLGVPPETESSHFNAVLKPYAEKYKISQDEFIEKYNAEIIKEPELDEYFLHDRAVRESGHDTTYRLEGRCAYLATVDLNALLYKYENDIAFIIQNHFGGKLECNGEIEEPEVWVARAIKRVERVNKYLWNEEDSMYYDYDIKKETQCKYESATAFWPLWSKLAIQEQADKLVKNSLDKFEEFGGLVAGTLKSRGDVNLSRPSRQWDYPYGWAPQQILAWIGLCNYGYDGIARRLAYRWLYMMTRAFVDYNGVVVEKYNVTEGAVPHKVDAEYGNQGLDFKGVATEGFGWVNASYLFGLTLMNLHAKRCLGTLTPPNVFLMNMHPVQREYFS